The following proteins are encoded in a genomic region of Brachypodium distachyon strain Bd21 chromosome 1, Brachypodium_distachyon_v3.0, whole genome shotgun sequence:
- the LOC100830295 gene encoding 30S ribosomal protein S31, chloroplastic, translating to MALLAMQGMAMSTAAFPYHHHGAVSSSFGLSTTASFSRSCTSLAATAVSAPPTPVLDVYCGRGDRKTRRGKRFSHSYGNARPRNKKKGTGPARLYAPPAPPRKDQFEDGEIIAIEIDDDIMERME from the exons ATGGCTCTCCTCGCCATGCAGGGCATGGCCATGTCCACCGCCGCGTTCCCCTACCACCACCACGGCGCcgtttcctcctccttcggGCTCTCAACCAccgcctccttctcccgcTCCTGCACCAGCCtcgctgccaccgccgtctCGGCTCCTCCCACTCCAGTTCTTGATG TATACTGTGGAAGAGGGGACAGAAAGACAAGGAGAGGCAAAAGGTTCAGCCACTCGTATGGGAAT GCACGGCcccgtaacaagaagaagggaacAGGCCCGGCACGGCTATATGCCCCTCCAGCGCCTCCCAGGAAGGACCAGTTCGAAGATGGGGAGATCATTGCAATCGAGATCGATGATGACATCATGGAAAGGATGGAATAG
- the LOC100845747 gene encoding uncharacterized protein LOC100845747 has translation MSRDIIRTSAQDHGPAADDSGAGAGLALWDCGSALYDSYELTAFKCQLDAAVLACRSLSMPHLRGGPAPETGRRKSGARRLPALLRRLFSKVLRLRFSASGAHGGASARGDRYRAYDGYYSGTGSPWSGALMSIPEESGGGSSPETPPVDVAGPSALRRAQSERFIGSKTASTMVQFDNVVL, from the coding sequence ATGTCCAGAGACATCATCCGGACGTCTGCCCAGGATCACGGGCCGGCAGCAGATGACAGTGGCGCCGGGGCCGGGCTCGCGCTGTGGGACTGCGGCAGCGCGCTCTACGACTCGTACGAGCTCACCGCCTTCAAGTGCCAGCTCGACGCCGCCGTGCTCGCCTGCCGCTCGCTCTCCATGCCGCACCTCCGCGGCGGCCCCGCGCCGGAAACAGGCCGCAGGAAGAGCGGCGCGAGGCGGCTGCCGGCGCTGCTCCGGAGGCTATTCTCCAAGGTGCTCCGGCTGCGGTTCTCGGCGTCGGGGGCGCATGGTGGTGCGAGTGCTAGAGGTGACCGGTACCGGGCGTACGACGGGTACTACAGCGGCACGGGGTCGCCGTGGTCCGGCGCGCTGATGTCCATCCCggaggagagcggcggcggcagcagcccgGAGACGCCCCCGGTCGACGTCGCTGGGCCGAGCGCGCTGCGGAGGGCTCAGTCTGAGCGGTTCATCGGCAGCAAGACGGCGTCCACCATGGTGCAGTTCGATAACGTCGTTTTGTAG